One stretch of Schlesneria sp. DSM 10557 DNA includes these proteins:
- a CDS encoding NuoM family protein codes for MSSLLVIMIFIPAVAAGALLLLDPQAPASRARWVALLATLVTFFVSWGVAAQFLALPEVPSSERGPVHPQLVQRHTWLDLSQAGPHSPNIKLEFFLGLDGISTAMVVLTTILTISSVLVSWTAIKERAAEFYACLLILETGLIGVFCAFDIILFYVFFEFTLIPLFFLVGIWGGPLRRYAAGKFFVYTLAGSLITLLGLVSLVVTTVQLNPGLTTPFSIPDLASALVRNPLPAATQFTLFLMISAGFMVKVPLFPFHTWLPLAHVEAPTAGSVLLAGVLLKLGTYGFLRLLLPMLPDACLNTGLPLIGSMAAIGIIYGSFCALSQTDIKKLVAYSSVAHLGFCMLGLFALNVEGISGGVLQMINHGLSTGALFCIVGMFYERYHTRQLTELGGLATKLPLMGVAMVFTSFASIGLPGLNGFVGEFLCLAGMFKAGGGQGVILAALGAVGVVLGAWYLLGVVQHAFFGKVRLPAEDHSHGHHEPATDLNVREVAALAPLLTLCLVLGLFPQPLLNLIRPDVEAVAKLYGNFKATQPEVATHTTLNNLPSVALGSEVLP; via the coding sequence ATGTCCAGTCTACTAGTGATCATGATTTTCATACCGGCAGTCGCTGCCGGGGCGTTGCTGCTGCTGGATCCACAGGCTCCTGCATCACGCGCTCGCTGGGTCGCCTTGCTGGCCACGCTGGTCACCTTCTTCGTTTCGTGGGGTGTCGCGGCTCAGTTTCTGGCCTTGCCGGAAGTCCCCTCTTCCGAGCGTGGACCGGTTCATCCACAACTTGTCCAGCGCCACACCTGGCTGGATTTGTCACAGGCAGGTCCGCATAGCCCCAACATCAAGCTGGAATTTTTCCTCGGCCTTGATGGAATCAGTACCGCAATGGTGGTCCTGACGACCATTCTGACCATCTCGTCGGTGCTCGTCTCCTGGACGGCCATCAAGGAGCGTGCTGCCGAGTTCTATGCGTGCCTGCTTATCCTGGAAACAGGGCTGATTGGAGTCTTCTGCGCTTTCGACATCATCCTGTTCTATGTGTTCTTCGAGTTCACGCTGATCCCGCTGTTCTTCCTCGTGGGGATCTGGGGGGGACCGCTTCGACGTTACGCCGCAGGGAAGTTCTTCGTCTACACTCTTGCTGGCAGCTTGATCACGCTGCTCGGGCTTGTCTCACTCGTCGTGACGACGGTCCAGCTCAATCCCGGTCTGACCACCCCGTTTTCCATCCCCGACCTGGCATCGGCTCTCGTTCGAAATCCGCTGCCAGCCGCAACACAGTTCACCTTGTTCCTCATGATCTCAGCGGGATTCATGGTGAAGGTCCCCTTGTTCCCATTCCATACGTGGCTTCCACTGGCTCACGTGGAAGCCCCCACGGCAGGTTCGGTCCTGCTGGCAGGTGTCCTCCTCAAGCTTGGAACCTACGGTTTTCTCCGACTTTTGTTGCCCATGCTGCCCGATGCATGCCTCAACACTGGCCTGCCATTGATCGGAAGCATGGCCGCCATTGGCATCATCTACGGATCCTTCTGTGCTCTGTCACAAACAGACATTAAGAAACTAGTCGCCTATAGTTCGGTCGCTCACCTTGGCTTCTGCATGCTGGGCTTGTTTGCCTTGAACGTTGAAGGGATCAGCGGCGGCGTGCTGCAGATGATCAACCACGGTCTATCGACCGGGGCGTTGTTCTGTATCGTCGGGATGTTCTACGAACGCTATCACACTCGCCAACTGACCGAACTGGGTGGCCTTGCCACCAAGCTCCCGCTGATGGGCGTGGCAATGGTTTTCACCTCCTTTGCAAGTATCGGCCTGCCCGGCCTGAACGGCTTCGTTGGTGAATTCCTGTGCCTTGCCGGGATGTTCAAGGCAGGTGGCGGACAGGGAGTCATCCTCGCCGCACTTGGTGCCGTGGGTGTCGTTCTCGGTGCCTGGTATCTGCTCGGTGTTGTGCAGCACGCATTCTTCGGTAAGGTCCGATTGCCCGCTGAAGACCATAGTCACGGACACCATGAGCCTGCTACCGACCTGAATGTCCGCGAAGTCGCCGCACTGGCTCCCTTGCTGACGCTGTGC
- the nuoL gene encoding NADH-quinone oxidoreductase subunit L: MTNWLQENVLWLIPAAPLLACLWIVLVGQVVRRQYAHRPLVLGLTVSFLSSLYLLLAVVPQGFGHDAHEASHSITTFIYQWIQVGTLDVPVTLRADAMSALMLAMVTSVSLLVAIFASSYMKGDPGYPRFFAAMSLFVFSMCMLVLASNFLLMFVFWEAVGLCSYLLIGFWFHKPSAAAAAKKAFVVNRIGDFGFLLAMFLIWQTFGTLDFIALFESPDLINEVLKSQPEVFHWICLLLFVGAVGKSAQFPLQVWLPDAMEGPTPVSALIHAATMVTAGVYLVARCTPFFVHAPYIQMGISGIGAATALIAAITALTQYDLKRVLAYSTVSQLGYMFMSLGAAGSSEDLAIHAVTYAMFHMFTHAFFKAVLFLSAGSVMHAMGDIIDMRRFSGLRKALPITHWAFLAGALALAGVPLLSGFWSKDEILAVLASASSHGRNPGYYRIILGVALLTSLMTAFYTFRAYFMTFWGEEKFPEEAGHHPHDAPPAMAGPLAILAVAALAIGLVTGPTHLYSHYLHHTPGLPEGHDFALNWLMMGISSVLAIGGIAIAYFLYVVSPRTAENLKQKLSYGYAASQEGLYIDWLGYKIIAAPLRVFATICELFDRWVVDTLVDCFGFLPGLLGSIIRPVQNGMVQNYGAVMMIGLVVCLVSVLRALAATM, from the coding sequence GTGACGAACTGGTTGCAAGAAAACGTGCTCTGGCTGATTCCGGCCGCCCCATTGCTGGCGTGCCTGTGGATTGTGCTGGTAGGGCAGGTGGTCCGCCGACAATACGCGCACCGACCTCTGGTGCTCGGATTGACGGTCTCCTTCCTGTCATCGCTCTATCTTCTGCTGGCCGTAGTGCCGCAGGGGTTTGGACACGATGCACACGAGGCGAGCCATTCCATCACGACCTTCATCTACCAATGGATCCAGGTCGGAACGCTCGATGTTCCCGTCACGCTTCGCGCCGATGCCATGTCGGCTCTGATGCTTGCCATGGTGACGTCGGTCAGTCTGCTGGTTGCGATCTTCGCCAGCAGCTACATGAAGGGTGATCCCGGCTATCCCCGCTTTTTCGCCGCGATGTCATTGTTCGTCTTCTCGATGTGCATGCTCGTCCTCGCCAGCAATTTTCTGCTGATGTTCGTGTTCTGGGAAGCAGTGGGCCTTTGCAGTTATCTGTTGATTGGCTTCTGGTTTCACAAACCCAGTGCCGCCGCGGCAGCCAAGAAAGCCTTCGTCGTTAACCGTATCGGCGACTTCGGTTTCCTGCTGGCAATGTTCCTGATCTGGCAAACCTTTGGCACTCTCGATTTCATCGCGCTGTTCGAGTCGCCTGATCTGATCAACGAAGTTCTGAAATCCCAGCCAGAGGTCTTCCATTGGATTTGCCTGTTGCTGTTCGTCGGAGCCGTTGGTAAGTCGGCTCAGTTCCCACTGCAAGTGTGGCTTCCCGACGCGATGGAAGGTCCGACTCCTGTTTCGGCACTCATCCACGCCGCCACCATGGTCACCGCAGGCGTTTACCTTGTCGCACGCTGTACTCCGTTCTTCGTTCATGCCCCCTACATCCAAATGGGTATCTCAGGAATCGGTGCCGCAACGGCTTTGATTGCTGCGATCACCGCACTGACTCAATACGACCTGAAACGCGTCCTCGCGTACTCCACGGTCAGTCAGCTCGGTTATATGTTCATGTCTCTGGGTGCTGCCGGCAGTAGCGAAGACCTGGCGATTCATGCTGTCACTTATGCCATGTTCCATATGTTCACACACGCGTTCTTCAAAGCTGTCCTGTTCCTCTCAGCAGGTTCGGTCATGCACGCGATGGGCGACATTATCGATATGCGGCGCTTCAGCGGCTTGCGTAAGGCCCTGCCCATTACCCACTGGGCCTTTCTCGCAGGTGCACTCGCTCTCGCCGGTGTCCCCCTGCTGTCCGGTTTCTGGAGTAAGGACGAGATCCTGGCGGTTCTGGCCTCGGCTTCAAGCCACGGCCGAAACCCCGGCTATTACCGCATCATTCTCGGTGTCGCGTTGCTGACCTCCCTGATGACTGCGTTCTATACATTCCGCGCCTACTTCATGACCTTCTGGGGCGAAGAGAAGTTCCCCGAGGAAGCAGGTCATCATCCGCACGACGCCCCACCAGCCATGGCAGGACCACTTGCCATTCTCGCTGTTGCCGCACTGGCGATCGGTCTCGTCACCGGACCAACACACCTTTACAGCCACTATCTGCATCACACCCCCGGTCTTCCAGAGGGGCACGATTTTGCCCTCAACTGGTTAATGATGGGCATCAGTTCTGTCCTCGCCATCGGCGGCATTGCGATCGCCTACTTCCTCTACGTTGTTTCCCCTCGCACTGCAGAGAACCTCAAACAGAAACTTTCCTACGGCTACGCCGCCTCACAGGAAGGTCTTTATATCGATTGGTTGGGTTACAAAATCATCGCCGCTCCGCTTCGAGTTTTCGCCACCATTTGCGAACTCTTCGATCGCTGGGTAGTGGATACGCTGGTGGATTGCTTTGGATTTCTTCCCGGCCTGCTGGGAAGCATCATCCGGCCAGTCCAGAACGGCATGGTGCAGAACTACGGGGCAGTCATGATGATTGGTCTCGTAGTGTGCTTGGTCTCGGTGCTCAGAGCGTTAGCGGCAACGATGTGA
- the nuoK gene encoding NADH-quinone oxidoreductase subunit NuoK — protein MTATALESQLVIGAILFILGMIGFLTRRNLILIMLSAELMLHGVSINLTAFSRYHGNPQGDVFTIFVLTIAACEAGLALAMILSLYQRRKSLDVNLWGKLGEEDLPVFTAPPAPQAPVTPDPNLDLPHLTPAGRMPKTPTGTHART, from the coding sequence ATGACTGCCACCGCTCTGGAAAGCCAACTTGTTATCGGCGCGATCCTGTTCATTCTGGGAATGATCGGCTTCCTCACGCGCCGGAATCTCATTCTGATTATGCTCTCTGCAGAACTCATGCTGCACGGAGTTTCGATCAACCTCACCGCATTCAGCCGCTACCATGGCAACCCGCAAGGGGATGTCTTTACGATCTTCGTGCTAACGATCGCTGCGTGTGAAGCAGGCCTCGCCCTCGCCATGATCCTCTCACTTTATCAGCGCCGGAAATCCCTGGACGTCAATCTTTGGGGCAAGCTGGGTGAAGAGGACTTGCCGGTCTTTACGGCCCCACCTGCTCCTCAAGCACCTGTGACACCAGACCCGAACCTGGATTTGCCTCACCTGACACCTGCTGGGCGAATGCCAAAAACGCCAACCGGCACTCACGCCAGGACCTGA
- a CDS encoding NADH-quinone oxidoreductase subunit J, producing MEWNDNNGLLLIPLGLGWLSVWGLMPAGRQRPRILGGLAALAALLMLQQMLLPPAGDVVRNVLFYLFASSAVIAAGLMVTDPNPVYSALWFALTTMAVCGLFVLSSAPFLAASTIIVYAGAIIVVFLFVIMLANQSGADSSYDLNPSQPAFASLGAFILLGALLFSLQDWKVKNVTAEQGRFIAVPEALHPNPLSQAPVDNPHEIGSLRVLGRSLFGDYLYAVEMAGTVLLIATIGAIAIAPRKSQGTL from the coding sequence ATGGAATGGAACGACAACAACGGATTGCTGCTGATCCCCCTGGGTTTGGGGTGGCTCTCCGTTTGGGGGTTGATGCCCGCAGGTAGACAGCGACCGCGGATCCTCGGCGGGCTTGCCGCACTTGCTGCACTCCTCATGCTTCAGCAGATGCTGCTGCCTCCCGCAGGGGATGTGGTCCGGAACGTTCTCTTCTATCTGTTTGCCTCATCCGCAGTGATTGCTGCGGGTCTGATGGTCACAGATCCGAATCCGGTCTACTCGGCCCTCTGGTTTGCGCTCACGACGATGGCGGTCTGCGGATTATTCGTGCTCAGTTCGGCGCCGTTTCTCGCGGCCTCCACGATTATTGTCTACGCCGGTGCGATCATCGTCGTCTTCCTCTTCGTCATCATGCTCGCGAATCAGTCTGGTGCCGACTCCAGTTATGATCTCAACCCGAGTCAGCCCGCCTTTGCATCACTGGGTGCTTTCATCCTGTTAGGCGCCCTCCTGTTCTCGCTCCAGGATTGGAAGGTCAAGAACGTTACTGCAGAACAGGGGCGGTTCATTGCTGTTCCTGAAGCACTTCACCCAAATCCACTCAGCCAGGCACCTGTAGACAATCCGCACGAAATTGGTTCGTTGCGTGTGCTGGGTCGCTCGCTGTTTGGAGATTACCTGTACGCCGTCGAGATGGCTGGAACAGTTTTGCTGATTGCCACCATTGGGGCCATCGCTATTGCGCCACGAAAGTCTCAGGGAACACTATGA
- a CDS encoding NADH-quinone oxidoreductase subunit I — protein MPIDPKDIEWVEEPSMNFWESTYLPAVVSGLRTTGQHVVDFNPITEFYPEQKPNLPLHYRGVHRLNRDDKGRVKCVACMMCATACPARCIEIVAQDAPKDDPNWADRDKFPKSFVIDELKCIYCGMCEEACPVDSIELTNIFDLTGMTRQEMLFDKEKLLSVFDQTKDSGRDPIRTHKGKLGHASDFSELPTLGPATEVRPDDRAAKAESAGVIK, from the coding sequence ATGCCAATTGATCCGAAGGACATCGAGTGGGTTGAAGAACCGTCGATGAATTTTTGGGAATCGACGTATCTTCCCGCGGTTGTCAGTGGCCTGCGGACAACAGGTCAGCACGTTGTCGACTTTAATCCAATTACCGAATTCTATCCTGAACAGAAGCCAAACCTCCCGTTACACTACCGGGGTGTTCATCGTCTGAACCGGGATGACAAGGGGCGAGTTAAGTGCGTTGCATGTATGATGTGCGCCACGGCCTGTCCGGCTCGCTGCATCGAGATCGTCGCTCAGGATGCTCCTAAGGACGATCCCAACTGGGCAGACCGGGACAAGTTCCCCAAGTCGTTCGTCATCGACGAACTGAAGTGTATCTACTGCGGGATGTGCGAAGAGGCCTGCCCGGTTGATTCGATTGAATTGACGAACATCTTCGACCTGACCGGTATGACGCGACAGGAAATGCTGTTCGACAAAGAAAAGCTGCTGAGCGTCTTCGACCAGACGAAGGATTCGGGACGAGACCCAATTCGAACGCACAAAGGGAAGCTGGGGCACGCCAGCGACTTCAGCGAACTTCCCACCCTCGGCCCCGCAACCGAAGTTCGACCTGACGACCGCGCCGCGAAGGCCGAGTCGGCAGGGGTCATCAAGTAA
- the nuoH gene encoding NADH-quinone oxidoreductase subunit NuoH: MLEQLINWFPEWARPFIMPLLTIVIVLQVNLGVCSYLILLERKLSAWMQDRVGPNRVGPWGLFQPVADMLKLLLKEDVIPGHVDKFLYVLAPGISVFTTMLAFAVVPFGPVPSNLTPTDGQFPFIIAPGVDLGLVFIFAVSSLAVYGVILGGWASNNKYSALGAMRASAQVVSYEIPLGLSVVGLAMLTGSMNVEKILLNQANTGVLGWYFWYQPLACVIFFVAAMAEAQRLPFDLSECEQELVGGWHTEYSAMKWGLFFLGEYTHVITISFLTSILFFGGWHFPFIAEANSNYLGSTLVKVLVLLTKSFAFIIVIQMLRWTIPRFRFDQLMGLAWKVLIPLATLNVVCVMLVKQFQLNPWWLLPMSAGLFLGAGLIGTQATRPFARRVVDTVPEPHGHAHHAPAH; the protein is encoded by the coding sequence ATGCTTGAACAACTGATTAACTGGTTTCCGGAATGGGCTCGCCCATTCATCATGCCGTTGCTGACAATCGTCATCGTGCTGCAGGTGAATCTGGGGGTTTGCTCGTATCTGATTCTCCTGGAACGCAAGCTGTCCGCATGGATGCAAGACCGTGTCGGGCCGAATCGGGTCGGACCATGGGGATTGTTCCAGCCAGTCGCAGACATGTTGAAGCTGCTGCTGAAGGAAGATGTGATCCCCGGGCATGTCGACAAGTTCCTTTACGTTCTGGCCCCCGGTATCTCTGTTTTCACCACGATGCTGGCTTTCGCGGTCGTTCCCTTCGGTCCCGTCCCGTCGAACCTGACCCCCACCGATGGGCAGTTCCCATTCATCATCGCTCCGGGGGTGGACCTGGGACTCGTCTTCATCTTCGCCGTTTCCAGTCTCGCCGTGTATGGCGTCATCCTCGGGGGATGGGCATCGAATAACAAATACAGTGCACTCGGCGCCATGCGAGCCAGTGCCCAGGTGGTCAGCTATGAAATTCCGCTCGGTCTCTCTGTCGTCGGACTGGCGATGCTGACGGGGTCGATGAACGTGGAAAAGATTCTGCTGAATCAGGCCAACACTGGCGTCCTCGGATGGTACTTCTGGTATCAACCCCTGGCCTGCGTGATTTTCTTCGTGGCCGCGATGGCAGAAGCACAACGACTTCCCTTCGACCTTTCCGAATGCGAACAGGAACTGGTGGGGGGATGGCACACAGAATATAGCGCAATGAAGTGGGGACTCTTCTTCCTCGGCGAATACACGCACGTGATCACAATCAGCTTCCTGACGAGCATCCTGTTCTTCGGCGGCTGGCATTTTCCCTTCATCGCAGAAGCCAACAGCAACTATCTCGGGTCGACACTGGTGAAAGTACTCGTCCTGCTGACGAAGTCATTCGCCTTCATCATCGTGATTCAAATGCTTCGCTGGACGATTCCTCGATTCCGGTTCGACCAGCTGATGGGACTTGCCTGGAAAGTGCTGATCCCACTGGCCACATTGAACGTCGTCTGCGTCATGCTCGTAAAGCAGTTTCAATTGAATCCCTGGTGGCTCCTGCCGATGTCAGCCGGCTTGTTCCTGGGTGCGGGTTTGATTGGCACGCAAGCCACTCGGCCCTTCGCTCGCCGGGTTGTCGACACTGTCCCCGAACCGCACGGGCATGCCCATCATGCACCGGCCCATTGA
- a CDS encoding molybdopterin-dependent oxidoreductase — protein sequence MPTVIVNNKPVEIGSSEKLNCIQAAERAGDTIPSYCWHHDLSVVASCRMCLVEVGEKKPDGTIVMQPKLSPGCQTPVKDGTVIVSNSEKVLAAQKATLEYLLLNHPLDCPVCDQAGECGLQDYSYTYGRGYSRLQEPKNIKPDKDYIGDQITLFTDRCIMCTRCVRFTREISGTAEMQVISRGTHEEIDIFPGEPCNNKLAGNVVDLCPVGALCSKDFLYQQRVWWLKSKNSVCPNCSTGCSITVDQNDDVLYRLKPRENPKSQGSFMCDEGRFGWKYIHSDRRLSTPEHRSGGKTVSNDWDQVLSALQSTIASLATKKSEVFAVSISPWATVEEAYLLAKFARQQHPNARLTLGPVRVVGEDDHYPKDVHGNAVSPAKFTIRAEKCPNRLGVEAVLKHFQGEVIPFSTLLKQVQGGEVKSLYVLGGDPEGSISDSDVSVLDKLSLLVVQDLLSSSASDKAHFLLPGGAWAEKEGTFINHKGLAQAIHRGLRGPDGSRPDGRILLELLGRKELFHADSLRKEIAAEIPALQALSVGVLGEQGVMLDSPAPVADLQEVK from the coding sequence ATGCCTACCGTCATCGTCAATAATAAGCCTGTCGAGATTGGCTCTTCCGAGAAGCTTAACTGCATTCAAGCGGCTGAGCGGGCAGGGGATACCATTCCGAGTTACTGCTGGCACCATGACCTTTCCGTCGTGGCCAGTTGCCGCATGTGTCTGGTGGAAGTCGGAGAGAAAAAGCCTGACGGCACCATCGTCATGCAGCCAAAACTCTCGCCCGGCTGCCAAACTCCGGTCAAAGACGGCACCGTCATCGTCTCGAACAGCGAGAAGGTGCTCGCTGCACAGAAGGCGACACTTGAGTACCTGCTGCTGAACCACCCGCTCGACTGCCCTGTCTGTGATCAGGCCGGCGAATGCGGTCTGCAGGACTACAGCTACACCTACGGGCGTGGCTACAGCCGTCTGCAGGAACCAAAGAACATTAAGCCGGACAAGGACTATATCGGCGATCAGATCACGCTGTTCACCGATCGCTGCATCATGTGCACCCGCTGCGTTCGGTTTACCCGCGAGATCAGCGGAACGGCCGAAATGCAGGTCATCAGCCGCGGCACGCATGAAGAGATCGATATCTTCCCGGGCGAACCGTGTAACAACAAACTCGCAGGAAACGTTGTCGACCTCTGTCCGGTCGGGGCTCTGTGCAGCAAGGACTTCCTCTACCAGCAACGCGTCTGGTGGCTGAAATCCAAGAACAGCGTCTGTCCTAACTGCAGCACGGGTTGCAGCATCACCGTCGATCAAAACGACGATGTCCTCTACCGCTTGAAGCCACGTGAAAATCCCAAGTCTCAAGGCAGCTTCATGTGTGACGAAGGACGGTTCGGATGGAAGTACATCCATTCCGATCGTCGCCTGTCGACACCAGAACATCGTTCTGGCGGAAAGACCGTCTCGAACGACTGGGATCAAGTGCTGTCCGCACTTCAGTCCACGATCGCCAGTCTGGCCACCAAGAAGTCAGAAGTTTTCGCAGTTTCCATCTCTCCCTGGGCGACTGTCGAAGAGGCTTACCTGCTCGCCAAGTTCGCCCGACAGCAGCATCCGAACGCTCGTTTGACGCTCGGTCCGGTCCGAGTCGTAGGCGAAGACGACCACTATCCAAAGGACGTCCACGGCAACGCTGTCTCTCCCGCCAAGTTCACGATCCGGGCTGAGAAGTGTCCGAACCGACTCGGGGTGGAAGCCGTACTCAAGCACTTCCAGGGCGAAGTCATTCCATTCTCGACGCTGCTGAAACAAGTCCAGGGTGGCGAAGTTAAGTCGCTGTATGTTCTGGGCGGTGATCCGGAAGGCTCAATCAGCGATTCCGACGTCAGCGTACTCGACAAACTTTCGCTGCTCGTTGTGCAGGATCTGCTCTCCAGCTCCGCAAGCGACAAGGCTCATTTCCTCCTGCCAGGGGGTGCGTGGGCCGAGAAAGAGGGAACATTCATCAACCACAAAGGACTCGCCCAGGCCATTCATCGCGGTCTGCGAGGTCCCGATGGATCTCGTCCGGATGGCCGAATCCTCCTGGAGTTGCTGGGCCGCAAGGAATTGTTTCACGCTGACAGCTTGCGGAAGGAAATCGCGGCAGAGATCCCTGCACTGCAAGCTTTGAGTGTAGGTGTACTTGGTGAACAAGGTGTTATGCTGGACTCACCCGCTCCTGTTGCGGATCTGCAGGAAGTCAAGTAA
- the nuoF gene encoding NADH-quinone oxidoreductase subunit NuoF, with amino-acid sequence MATFEPTLLARIGKPDSQSLETYRKDGGYEGFKKALGMAPVDVINLVKDSGLRGRGGAGFPTGLKWTFLPKDHQGPIYLAINGDESEPATFNNRILMEMDPHQVLEGIAISCHAIRSNKAYIYLRYEYGRSYRALKKAIEECYAAGLFGKNIHGTGFDLDVVLHRGAAAYICGEETGLIESLEGKRAWPRIKPPFPAIEGLFRKPTIVNNIETMACVKQILDRGAEWFKSMGVPPDPNNPRDAGSYGPKLYCISGHINKPGCYELPMGVTSRQLIEEQGGGVWKGRKVKAVVPGGISMGFMTADELDLPLDFNGPGKAGCLGLGTAAVTVIDDQTSMVDVLFNCARFFAHESCGQCTPCREGTAWMHKILTRIRMGEGQIRDLDLLTEVASSMGIIPGTTICGLSDGAAWPIKNAIKKFRGEFEDYINSGLKTVKSAEALMAVH; translated from the coding sequence ATGGCTACTTTTGAACCAACACTGCTGGCGCGGATTGGCAAGCCCGACAGCCAGTCGCTCGAAACCTACCGGAAAGACGGCGGATACGAAGGCTTCAAGAAGGCCCTCGGAATGGCGCCTGTCGACGTCATCAATCTGGTGAAAGACTCTGGACTCCGCGGTCGTGGTGGGGCAGGCTTTCCCACCGGACTGAAGTGGACGTTTCTGCCCAAGGATCATCAAGGTCCCATTTATCTCGCCATCAATGGCGATGAATCGGAACCGGCCACGTTTAACAACCGAATCCTGATGGAAATGGATCCGCATCAGGTCCTTGAAGGGATCGCCATCAGTTGCCATGCGATTCGTTCAAACAAGGCTTACATCTATCTGCGTTACGAGTACGGACGCAGCTACCGCGCTCTTAAGAAGGCAATTGAAGAGTGTTATGCCGCTGGCTTGTTCGGCAAGAACATTCACGGCACCGGCTTTGACCTCGATGTCGTTCTGCACAGGGGTGCTGCAGCCTATATTTGCGGGGAAGAAACGGGACTGATCGAAAGCCTCGAGGGGAAGCGTGCCTGGCCACGCATCAAACCCCCATTCCCTGCAATCGAAGGTTTGTTCCGTAAACCCACCATTGTTAACAACATCGAGACGATGGCCTGTGTGAAACAGATCCTCGACCGTGGCGCCGAGTGGTTCAAAAGCATGGGTGTTCCGCCAGACCCCAATAACCCTCGCGATGCAGGAAGCTATGGTCCGAAGCTCTACTGTATCAGCGGCCACATCAACAAACCGGGGTGTTACGAACTACCGATGGGCGTCACCTCACGCCAGTTGATTGAAGAGCAAGGTGGTGGTGTCTGGAAGGGTCGCAAAGTGAAGGCCGTTGTTCCGGGCGGCATCAGCATGGGCTTCATGACTGCCGACGAACTTGACCTGCCACTGGACTTCAACGGGCCCGGAAAAGCCGGCTGTCTCGGTCTTGGTACAGCAGCTGTCACGGTCATTGATGATCAGACAAGTATGGTCGATGTGCTCTTCAACTGTGCCCGGTTCTTCGCTCACGAATCGTGCGGACAATGTACGCCGTGCCGCGAAGGGACTGCCTGGATGCACAAGATTCTAACCCGTATTCGTATGGGCGAAGGGCAGATCCGCGACTTGGATCTCCTGACCGAAGTGGCTTCGTCGATGGGGATCATTCCCGGAACCACAATCTGTGGTCTTTCCGACGGTGCCGCATGGCCAATCAAGAACGCAATCAAGAAGTTTAGAGGCGAGTTTGAAGACTACATCAACTCGGGCCTCAAGACGGTGAAGTCAGCAGAAGCACTGATGGCAGTGCATTGA
- a CDS encoding NAD(P)H-dependent oxidoreductase subunit E, producing MGVLSEELRNQIRALFPNYPNKRAVVLPALHLVQDAERHVSIEAVREIAELLELRPAEVHDTMTFYQFFKDEKHKLGKHRVWVCRSISCMLRGGEELLQHMCEKLHVHPGETSADGKVTMEFAECLGACDGAPCILVDDEAHMNITPEKADELLKSL from the coding sequence ATGGGAGTGTTGAGCGAGGAACTGCGAAACCAGATTCGGGCGCTGTTTCCCAACTATCCGAATAAGCGAGCCGTTGTGCTGCCAGCCCTGCACCTGGTGCAGGATGCAGAGCGACACGTTTCGATTGAAGCCGTTCGCGAGATCGCCGAACTGCTGGAACTTCGTCCTGCCGAAGTCCACGACACGATGACGTTCTATCAGTTCTTCAAAGACGAAAAGCACAAGCTGGGGAAGCACCGAGTGTGGGTCTGCCGCAGCATCAGCTGCATGCTGCGAGGCGGCGAAGAGCTGCTGCAACACATGTGCGAGAAGCTGCACGTTCACCCAGGCGAAACCTCTGCGGACGGCAAGGTCACAATGGAATTCGCCGAGTGCCTCGGTGCGTGTGACGGTGCCCCGTGCATCTTGGTCGACGACGAAGCTCACATGAACATCACGCCAGAGAAGGCGGATGAACTTTTGAAGTCCCTCTAA